In Halococcus hamelinensis 100A6, a single genomic region encodes these proteins:
- a CDS encoding SHOCT domain-containing protein yields the protein MPKPTDHTAFERSLTVGTGGAVAVGLLFLSLSILGLALADVVIAVGILLVPFLAVLTYYRHGGRTADLGYYADQYWRDRYPHWYGEETADQSSRNADSLATLRERYARGELTETQFERKLDVLLNTETRENAAEWRRSGTERTLEEADQLN from the coding sequence GTGCCGAAACCGACCGACCACACAGCGTTCGAACGTTCGTTGACCGTCGGGACCGGCGGGGCGGTCGCGGTGGGGCTGCTCTTCCTCTCGCTCTCGATCCTCGGGCTCGCGCTGGCGGACGTCGTCATCGCCGTCGGCATCCTCCTCGTGCCCTTCCTCGCCGTGCTCACGTACTATCGGCATGGGGGGCGGACGGCCGATCTCGGCTACTACGCCGACCAGTACTGGCGCGATCGGTACCCTCACTGGTACGGCGAGGAGACGGCCGACCAGAGCAGCCGGAATGCCGATAGCCTCGCGACACTCCGCGAACGCTACGCCCGTGGCGAACTCACCGAGACACAGTTCGAGCGGAAGCTCGACGTGCTCCTCAACACCGAAACCCGCGAGAACGCAGCCGAATGGCGGCGATCCGGGACCGAGCGCACGCTGGAGGAGGCCGACCAGTTGAATTAA
- a CDS encoding IMPACT family protein yields the protein MNETYRTVGTRGEAAFEERGSRFVGRIAPVESVAEAETFVEEITTQYADATHNVPAYRVRTDPLREYSNDDGEPGGSAGKPTLTVLQREALENVAVVVTRYYGGTNLGVGGLARAYARAVKTAVEDAGVVESRPHETVVVEVEYDDSGLVRGILESAAVEFEARYDERVGFRVRVPTAESDDLRDRLLSATSGRADIDADE from the coding sequence GTGAACGAGACCTACCGAACCGTCGGGACCCGCGGCGAGGCCGCCTTCGAGGAGCGCGGCTCGCGGTTCGTCGGTCGCATCGCGCCGGTCGAGTCCGTCGCGGAGGCGGAGACGTTCGTCGAGGAGATCACCACTCAGTACGCCGACGCGACCCACAACGTCCCCGCCTACCGGGTTCGGACCGACCCGCTCCGTGAGTACTCGAACGACGACGGCGAACCCGGTGGCTCGGCGGGCAAACCCACGCTCACCGTGCTCCAGCGCGAGGCGCTCGAAAACGTCGCGGTCGTCGTCACGCGCTACTACGGGGGGACGAACCTCGGGGTGGGCGGCCTCGCGCGCGCCTACGCCCGCGCCGTGAAAACAGCGGTCGAGGACGCGGGGGTCGTCGAATCACGACCTCACGAGACGGTCGTCGTCGAGGTCGAGTACGACGATTCCGGGCTCGTTCGGGGGATCCTCGAGAGCGCGGCCGTCGAGTTCGAGGCGCGCTACGACGAACGCGTCGGGTTCCGGGTTCGGGTACCGACGGCCGAGAGCGACGACCTCCGTGACCGACTCCTGAGCGCCACCAGCGGCCGGGCCGACATCGACGCCGACGAGTAG